In Arthrobacter sp. Marseille-P9274, the sequence GCGGCCGGGCGCTCGGGCCGGTAGTACTCGGCGGCCATGGCGCAGACGAACCCCGGGGTGCAGTAGCCGCACTGCGATCCGCCGCGGTCGGCCATCTCGCGCTGGACCGGGTGCAGGTCTTCGGCCGCGATCACTCCGGCGGCGGTGCCGAGCCCCTCGGACGTGACGATTTCCCCGCCGTCGAAGGCCGGGGCCGGCGGCAGACACGAGTTGATAGCCGTCCACCGGGTCCGGGCCGGGCCGTCCGGCCGGGCGACCAGCACGGCGCAGGCCCCGCACTCGCCCTCTGCGCAGCCCTCCTTGGCGCCGGTCAGGCCCTCGCCGCGCAGCCAGTCCAGCAAGCTGACGTTCGGGCCCGCCGCGGACCTTCGCGCCAGGCCGTTGACGGTCACGTCGATCGGCTCCATCGCCTCACGCTCCTCATCCGACGGGATGTGTCCCTACCGATGAGCCTAGTGGCTGCCCTGCGGGACCTCCAGAGCCCGCGGCTTCCCGCGCAAGGACCGGGCCGGGAACAACGCCGGGAGCGGCGTGGGGGCCCGGCTCGGGGAATGAATCGGGGCCGCCGCGCGGTTGCCTAAGATGTTCTCTTGGACAAGGTGCGGCAGCTTCCTGCCGGAGCAAGATTGACGACGGCGAGGAGCTGATTGACGATGGCCACGAGCGGCCTGCTGGCGCTGATGCGCGAGGACCTCAAGGCCGCCCGGGCCCAGGATCCCGCGGCCAACTCCGACCTCGAAGTCGCAGGGGCTTACTCCGGCGTGCACGCGGTCTGGGCCCACCGGATTGCCCACGCGATGTGGCGCCGGCCCGGCCTGCGGACGCCCGCGCGGCTGCTCTCCCAGTTCACCCGGTTCCTCACCGGCATCGAGATCCACCCCGCGGCGACCCTCGGCCGGCGCATCTTCCTCGATCACGGCACCAAGATCGTCATCGGCGAAACCGCCATCGTCGGGGACGACGTGATGATGTACCAGGGTGTCACGCTCGGCGGCCGCGCATTGGACAAGACCAAGCGCCACCCCACGATCGGCAACCGGGTGATGCTCGGCTCCGGCTGCCGCATCCTGGGACCCGTGACCATAGGCGACGACTGCGCGATAGGCGCGAACGCCGTCGTCGTCACCGATATCCCGGCCGGTTCCGTGGCGATCGGGATCCCGGCGCAGTTCCGCCCGAAGGACGGCAACTACCCCTGGGATCCGCGGCTCGACCTGATCGATCCGGCCTTCCTCCTCTAGGCCCGAGCCGGGGCCGCGGAAACACCCCCAGGGGTACCGCCCGGCAAACCTCAGCGGTAACGTGACGAGCAGACCGGCTCAGCGAGGAGGATGATTCCGGCATGGAAGTCGTCACGATCGAAACACCGCAGCTCGGCGACCGCACCTACCTGGTCCACGACGGCGAGGTCGGAGTCGTCATCGACCCCCAACGGGACACCGACCGGGTTGAGAAAGCCGTCTCCGACGCCGGGGTGCGCATCACCCACGTCGCCGAGACCCACATCCACAACGACTACGTCACCGGCGGACTGCAGCTGGCCAGGGACCACGATGCGGTGTACCTGGTCAATGCCGCCGACGACGTCCCATACAGCCGCCAGCCGATCTCCGACGGAGAAACGGTGCAGGTCGGCAGGCTGGTCCTCAAAGCGGTGGCCACTCCCGGACATACCCACCACCACCTCTCCTACCTTATTAACGACGGCGGGCGGCAGGCGGTGTTCTCCGGCGGCAGCCTGCTCTACGGCTCCGTGGGTCGCACCGATCTGGTCAGCGAGGAAGACACCGTCCCCCTCACCCATCATCAGTACGCCTCCGTCCGGCGGCTGGTGCAGCAAGCCAGCGATGATGCCGGGCTCTACCCCACGCACGGCTTCGGTTCCTTCTGCTCCTCCGGCCCGGCCAGCGGCGCGGACTCCTCCACCATCGGCGAGCAGCTGCGGGACAACCACGCCCTGACCGATGAGGACGAGGACCACTTTGTCCGTGAGCTCATCCACAACCTCACGGCCTACCCCTCG encodes:
- a CDS encoding rhodanese-like domain-containing protein encodes the protein MEVVTIETPQLGDRTYLVHDGEVGVVIDPQRDTDRVEKAVSDAGVRITHVAETHIHNDYVTGGLQLARDHDAVYLVNAADDVPYSRQPISDGETVQVGRLVLKAVATPGHTHHHLSYLINDGGRQAVFSGGSLLYGSVGRTDLVSEEDTVPLTHHQYASVRRLVQQASDDAGLYPTHGFGSFCSSGPASGADSSTIGEQLRDNHALTDEDEDHFVRELIHNLTAYPSYYAHMAPINMAGPTPPNLEVPGSLAADELQSRLEQGEWVVDLRNRVAFANNHLSGSVSFEYGDGTKFTAFLGWVLPWDEQLTLVGERRDVENAIRDLSRIGIDNPDAAIGAGPAELAPEAATSSYDSVGWQEVLGKPEKDTILDVRRTDEFEQSHIEGAVNIPLHELLRRMDEVPAGRLWVHCGSGYRASVGASLLQRATHDVVHIDAKFEDAKKSGLKLSS
- the epsC gene encoding serine O-acetyltransferase EpsC, whose product is MATSGLLALMREDLKAARAQDPAANSDLEVAGAYSGVHAVWAHRIAHAMWRRPGLRTPARLLSQFTRFLTGIEIHPAATLGRRIFLDHGTKIVIGETAIVGDDVMMYQGVTLGGRALDKTKRHPTIGNRVMLGSGCRILGPVTIGDDCAIGANAVVVTDIPAGSVAIGIPAQFRPKDGNYPWDPRLDLIDPAFLL